A window of Dyella terrae contains these coding sequences:
- the polA gene encoding DNA polymerase I, producing MPKLILIDGSSYLYRAFHALPPLSNAHGEPTGALFGVYNMLRATIKAQPEYVAFVSDAPGPTFRDEMYDQYKANRPPMPDDLRAQVEPMLGLVGALGFPILRVTGVEADDVIGTLADQAHKQGIEVVVSTGDKDMAQLVRDGVTLVNTMTNTTMDTQGVFEKFGVRPDQIIDFLTLTGDTVDNVPGVAKCGPKTAAKWLAEYDTLDNLMANADKVGGKIGENLREALPQLPLSRQLVTIKLDVPLEQGVTDLTMRPRDIDALREMYARYEFKAALKELDAGEPAAAPSPVAAPAISPESLARELVTPDLSGPGTYELVTTQAQFDAWLERLRTAELIAFDTETTSIDSMRADIVGLSLSVEPGVACYIPLTHDYPGAPAQLSRDMVLGALKPIFEDPARPKLGQHAKYDINILSHYGIALQGLKHDSMLESYIWNATATRHDMDSLARKYLGYETVKYEEVAGKGAKQISFSQVDIDTACRYAAEDADVTLRLHHALWPLLQSEPKLRSVYEDIEIPLVPVLAGMEQRGVLIDVNHLRLQSQQLGKRMLELQQQAWGAAGHEFNLDSPKQLIAVLFDELGLPIKVKTPTGAPSTNEEALEAIADDHALPRLILDYRGLAKLRSTYTEKLAEIVNLRTGRVHTSYHQGAVATGRVSSSDPNLQNIPVRTEEGRRIRQAFVAPEGWLVLAADYSQIELRIMAHLSGDEGLLRAFHEGGDVHRATAAEVFGLQPEEVSANQRRAAKAINFGLMYGMSAFGLARQLGVDRGEASDYMARYFARYPGVRDFMESTREQAHRDGYVETIFGRRLYLENLKARNQALRAGAERAAVNAPMQGSAADIIKRAMIAVAHWLKGRDDANMLMQVHDELVFEVKRESIDEVRKAVVERMSGAAALRVPLLVEAGVGANWDEAH from the coding sequence ATGCCCAAGCTCATCCTGATTGACGGTTCCTCCTATCTCTATCGCGCTTTCCATGCACTGCCTCCGCTGAGCAATGCCCATGGGGAGCCGACCGGCGCGCTGTTCGGCGTCTACAACATGCTCCGCGCCACCATCAAGGCGCAGCCCGAGTACGTCGCGTTCGTCAGCGACGCGCCCGGCCCGACCTTCCGCGACGAGATGTACGACCAGTACAAGGCCAATCGTCCGCCCATGCCGGACGACCTGCGCGCCCAGGTGGAGCCGATGCTCGGTCTGGTGGGTGCACTCGGCTTTCCGATCCTGCGCGTGACCGGCGTCGAAGCGGATGATGTGATCGGCACGCTGGCGGACCAGGCGCACAAGCAGGGCATCGAGGTGGTCGTGTCCACCGGCGACAAGGACATGGCCCAGCTGGTGCGCGACGGCGTCACCCTGGTCAACACGATGACCAACACCACGATGGACACGCAGGGCGTGTTCGAGAAGTTCGGCGTACGCCCGGATCAGATCATCGATTTCCTGACGCTCACGGGCGACACCGTCGACAACGTGCCGGGCGTCGCCAAGTGCGGCCCCAAGACCGCCGCCAAGTGGCTGGCCGAGTACGACACGCTCGACAACCTCATGGCGAACGCCGACAAAGTCGGCGGAAAGATCGGCGAGAACCTGCGCGAGGCGCTGCCGCAACTGCCGCTGTCGCGCCAGCTGGTGACGATCAAGCTGGACGTGCCGCTTGAGCAGGGCGTGACCGACCTGACCATGCGCCCGCGTGATATCGATGCCCTGCGCGAGATGTATGCGCGCTACGAATTCAAGGCCGCCCTCAAGGAACTGGATGCCGGCGAACCGGCTGCCGCACCCTCGCCGGTCGCCGCACCGGCGATCAGCCCGGAGAGCCTCGCACGCGAACTGGTGACACCGGACCTCAGCGGCCCGGGCACCTATGAGCTGGTCACGACCCAGGCGCAGTTTGACGCCTGGCTGGAACGCCTGCGCACCGCCGAACTGATTGCCTTCGACACCGAGACCACCAGCATTGACTCGATGCGGGCCGATATCGTCGGTCTGAGCCTTTCGGTGGAACCGGGCGTCGCCTGCTACATCCCGCTGACACACGACTACCCCGGTGCGCCCGCGCAGCTGTCGCGTGACATGGTGCTGGGCGCCCTCAAGCCGATCTTCGAAGACCCCGCGCGTCCGAAGCTCGGCCAGCACGCCAAGTACGACATCAACATCCTTTCGCACTACGGCATCGCGCTTCAGGGTCTCAAGCATGATTCGATGCTTGAATCCTACATTTGGAACGCCACCGCCACGCGCCACGACATGGATTCCCTGGCGCGGAAATACCTCGGCTACGAGACCGTGAAATACGAAGAGGTTGCGGGCAAGGGCGCCAAGCAGATTTCCTTCTCGCAGGTAGATATCGACACCGCCTGTCGTTACGCGGCAGAAGACGCCGATGTCACGCTGCGCCTTCACCACGCACTGTGGCCGTTGCTGCAAAGCGAGCCAAAGCTGCGCAGCGTCTACGAAGACATCGAGATTCCGCTTGTGCCCGTGCTCGCCGGCATGGAGCAGCGCGGCGTGTTGATCGACGTGAACCATCTGCGCCTGCAAAGCCAGCAGCTCGGCAAGCGGATGCTTGAATTGCAGCAGCAGGCGTGGGGTGCCGCAGGGCACGAGTTCAACCTCGATTCGCCCAAGCAGCTGATTGCGGTGCTGTTCGACGAACTCGGCCTGCCGATCAAGGTGAAAACGCCCACCGGTGCGCCTTCGACCAACGAAGAAGCCCTCGAAGCCATCGCCGACGATCACGCGCTGCCCCGCCTGATCCTCGACTACCGAGGCCTGGCCAAGCTTCGCTCGACGTATACCGAAAAGCTCGCCGAGATCGTCAACCTTCGTACTGGCCGCGTGCATACCAGCTACCACCAGGGCGCCGTGGCGACGGGACGCGTGTCGTCATCCGATCCGAACCTTCAGAACATTCCGGTGCGCACCGAGGAAGGTCGCCGCATCCGCCAGGCGTTCGTCGCGCCGGAGGGTTGGCTCGTGCTGGCCGCCGACTATTCGCAGATCGAGCTGCGCATCATGGCGCACCTGTCCGGTGATGAAGGCCTGCTGCGCGCCTTCCACGAAGGTGGCGACGTGCATCGCGCCACCGCCGCCGAAGTGTTCGGCCTGCAACCGGAGGAAGTCAGCGCGAATCAGCGTCGCGCCGCCAAGGCGATCAACTTCGGCCTGATGTACGGCATGAGCGCCTTTGGCCTTGCGCGCCAGCTCGGCGTCGATCGTGGCGAAGCCAGCGATTACATGGCGCGCTATTTCGCGCGGTACCCCGGCGTGCGCGACTTCATGGAATCGACCCGTGAACAAGCGCATCGCGACGGCTACGTGGAAACGATCTTCGGTCGTCGCCTGTACCTTGAGAATCTCAAGGCACGCAATCAGGCGCTGCGCGCGGGCGCCGAACGCGCCGCCGTCAATGCACCGATGCAGGGCAGCGCGGCGGACATCATCAAGCGCGCGATGATCGCCGTGGCGCATTGGCTCAAGGGCCGCGATGACGCCAACATGCTCATGCAGGTGCACGATGAACTGGTCTTCGAAGTGAAGCGCGAATCGATCGACGAAGTGCGCAAGGCGGTGGTCGAACGCATGAGCGGCGCTGCGGCATTGCGCGTGCCGCTGCTGGTGGAGGCCGGTGTTGGCGCCAACTGGGATGAAGCGCACTGA
- a CDS encoding DUF2782 domain-containing protein translates to MMKPIACLVVIGALAASPVFAQSSPQSFPPAPPPPGMNDAGVKPKPATKTPAKPINDKVPQLPATQGSATTQTAKPAATDANGDAAPEVTVRTEGEETIQEYRRSGMLYMVVVTPKSGIPQTYMVDAQGKWQKSGPRDPVKPVMYKVLEWGKSPPATEGNGK, encoded by the coding sequence ATGATGAAGCCCATTGCGTGTCTGGTCGTCATTGGAGCCCTGGCGGCATCGCCGGTGTTCGCGCAGTCCTCCCCGCAATCCTTTCCGCCGGCCCCGCCGCCGCCGGGCATGAACGATGCTGGCGTCAAGCCGAAGCCCGCCACCAAGACGCCGGCCAAGCCGATCAACGACAAGGTGCCCCAGTTGCCCGCGACGCAGGGTTCGGCGACGACCCAGACCGCCAAGCCGGCCGCGACGGACGCCAATGGCGATGCCGCACCGGAAGTCACCGTACGCACCGAGGGCGAGGAGACCATCCAGGAATACCGCCGCAGCGGCATGCTCTACATGGTGGTGGTCACGCCCAAGAGTGGCATCCCGCAGACCTACATGGTCGACGCCCAGGGCAAGTGGCAGAAGAGCGGCCCGCGGGATCCGGTGAAGCCGGTCATGTACAAGGTGCTGGAGTGGGGCAAGAGCCCGCCGGCGACCGAGGGCAACGGCAAGTAA
- a CDS encoding EamA family transporter: MNLRESWLLFALGSAFFAALTALFGKVGVAGLNSNLATFIRTIVILLVTAGILSLRQEWARPTDLPMRSWVFLVLSGVATGLSWLCYYRALQLGPVSKVAPIDKLSVALVIVFGLVFLGEQASWQVLVGGGLILAGAIVIAWA, from the coding sequence GTGAACCTGCGCGAAAGCTGGTTGCTGTTCGCGCTGGGCTCGGCGTTTTTCGCCGCGCTCACGGCCTTGTTTGGCAAGGTCGGCGTGGCGGGACTCAACTCGAATCTCGCCACCTTTATCCGCACCATCGTCATCCTGCTCGTCACCGCGGGCATCCTGAGCCTGCGTCAGGAATGGGCGCGGCCGACTGATCTGCCCATGCGCAGCTGGGTGTTCCTGGTGCTTTCCGGTGTCGCGACCGGCCTGTCCTGGCTTTGCTACTACCGCGCGCTGCAATTGGGGCCGGTCAGCAAGGTGGCGCCGATCGACAAGCTGAGCGTTGCGCTGGTGATTGTGTTCGGCCTGGTGTTCCTGGGTGAGCAGGCCAGCTGGCAGGTGCTGGTGGGTGGCGGGCTGATTCTGGCTGGCGCCATCGTGATTGCCTGGGCCTGA
- a CDS encoding glutathione S-transferase, which yields MRYELYYWTGIQGRGEYIRLALEDAGADYIDVAREKGDDVMMPFLRGKQPGLRPFAPPFLKAGRLLIAQTAEILMYLAPRHGLVGASETAQWQAHQLQLTISDFVVEIHDTHHPIAASLYYEDQRAAARKRSQDFRENRIPKYLGYFEDLLGKQRGAHILGRHTYVDLSLFQLMSGLDYAFPNAMRRSKYPRLRAVQQRVAERPRIAAYLASEQRVPFNESGIFRHYLALDDPR from the coding sequence ATGCGCTACGAGCTCTACTACTGGACGGGGATCCAGGGACGCGGCGAGTACATACGGCTGGCCCTGGAAGATGCGGGGGCTGACTACATCGATGTCGCGCGCGAAAAAGGCGACGACGTCATGATGCCTTTCCTGCGCGGCAAGCAGCCCGGCTTGCGACCGTTCGCCCCACCTTTCCTCAAAGCCGGTCGCCTGTTGATCGCGCAAACGGCCGAAATCCTGATGTACCTCGCCCCGCGCCACGGCCTGGTCGGCGCCAGCGAAACGGCGCAATGGCAGGCTCACCAATTGCAGCTGACCATCAGCGACTTCGTCGTGGAAATCCACGACACCCACCACCCGATCGCGGCAAGCCTTTACTACGAAGACCAGCGCGCGGCGGCGCGCAAGCGATCGCAGGATTTTCGGGAGAACCGGATACCCAAGTATCTGGGCTACTTCGAGGATCTGCTCGGCAAGCAGCGCGGCGCGCACATCCTGGGCCGCCACACGTATGTGGATCTGTCGCTGTTTCAGCTGATGAGCGGCCTGGATTACGCCTTCCCCAACGCCATGCGTCGCAGCAAGTACCCGCGCCTGCGCGCCGTCCAACAGCGCGTTGCGGAACGCCCTCGCATCGCGGCCTACCTGGCCTCGGAGCAACGGGTTCCCTTCAATGAGAGCGGCATCTTCCGCCACTATCTGGCGCTGGATGACCCGCGCTGA
- a CDS encoding LysR family transcriptional regulator produces the protein MNVSLRQLRAFLAVARLQHFRRAAEHLHLSQPAVSRHIAELESELEVRLFDRNTREVVLTDAGRYLQGAVERVLDELEGVLGQVHSEGQRRHGKVRVAAVPTLSAGLMPEAIARCAATYPELTVQLHDLVQTDALISVSNGEVDFGVAIEPADRETFDCTTILHDPFVLVCRTDHPLASRKSVTWKSLRNEALVLLDHASGSRRLIDEQLVAHGVDAKVVQQTGHTLTAFRMVEAGLGITVTPALSLPAPDALAVRPLTPVVHRAVTLVKRRHRSLSPVAQRVWDLIADAARSHTR, from the coding sequence ATGAATGTGAGTTTGCGCCAGCTCCGCGCCTTTCTCGCCGTGGCCCGTCTGCAGCATTTCCGACGCGCCGCCGAACACCTGCACCTGAGCCAGCCGGCCGTCAGCCGGCACATCGCCGAGCTGGAGTCCGAGCTGGAGGTGCGCCTGTTCGACCGCAATACGCGCGAGGTGGTGCTCACCGATGCGGGTCGCTATCTCCAGGGCGCCGTCGAACGCGTGCTGGATGAGCTCGAAGGCGTGCTTGGACAGGTGCATTCGGAAGGTCAGCGGCGGCATGGCAAGGTCCGCGTCGCCGCCGTGCCCACCTTGTCGGCGGGACTGATGCCCGAGGCGATTGCGCGTTGCGCGGCAACCTATCCCGAGCTCACCGTCCAGCTGCACGATCTGGTTCAGACGGACGCACTCATCAGCGTGAGCAATGGCGAAGTGGATTTCGGTGTCGCCATTGAACCGGCCGACCGCGAGACATTCGACTGCACCACCATCCTGCACGATCCGTTTGTATTGGTTTGCCGCACGGATCATCCGCTCGCTTCACGCAAAAGCGTGACCTGGAAGTCGCTGCGCAACGAAGCGCTCGTGCTGCTGGACCATGCTTCGGGCAGCCGCCGCCTGATCGACGAGCAGCTTGTCGCTCATGGAGTCGATGCCAAGGTTGTGCAGCAAACCGGCCATACGCTGACCGCCTTCCGCATGGTCGAAGCCGGCCTTGGCATCACCGTCACGCCCGCACTTTCCCTGCCCGCGCCGGACGCGCTCGCCGTCCGCCCCCTGACGCCCGTCGTCCATCGCGCAGTGACCCTGGTGAAGCGCCGCCATCGATCGCTGTCACCCGTCGCACAACGCGTGTGGGATCTCATTGCGGATGCCGCCCGTTCGCACACGCGCTGA
- a CDS encoding bile acid:sodium symporter family protein: protein MLRRFLPDRFTCALIVTVLLASFLPCRGSAASVFNVLTDIAIALLFFLHGAKLSREAVVAGITHWRLHLVVLASTFVLFPLLGFALRPVLQPLITPDLYLGVLFLCALPSTVQSSIAFTSMARGNIPAAICAASASSLLGIFITPLLTGLMLESHGQAGMSWGAVGSIVMQLLVPFVAGQIAQRWIGGWVTRHRAMLTFVDQGSILLVVYTAFSAAVLQGLWKEIPVPVLGGLFIVDAILLALALLITRYGSRALGFKREDEITIVFCGSKKSLASGVPMAKVLFAGHPLGTIVLPIMLFHQIQLMTCAVLARKYAARPVAWRNE from the coding sequence ATGCTTCGCCGCTTTCTTCCCGACCGCTTCACCTGTGCCCTGATCGTCACCGTGCTGCTGGCGAGCTTCCTGCCATGTCGCGGCAGTGCCGCCTCCGTGTTCAACGTGCTGACGGACATCGCCATCGCGCTGCTGTTCTTCCTGCACGGCGCCAAGCTCTCGCGCGAAGCGGTGGTCGCCGGCATCACGCACTGGCGTCTGCATCTGGTGGTGTTGGCGAGCACCTTCGTGCTGTTTCCCCTGCTTGGCTTCGCCTTGCGCCCCGTGCTGCAACCTTTGATTACGCCGGATCTCTATCTCGGCGTACTGTTTCTCTGCGCCTTGCCGTCGACGGTGCAGTCTTCGATCGCGTTTACGTCGATGGCCCGCGGCAATATTCCGGCCGCGATCTGCGCGGCATCCGCGTCGAGTCTGCTGGGCATCTTCATCACGCCCCTGCTGACCGGCCTGATGCTGGAATCGCACGGGCAGGCGGGTATGTCCTGGGGCGCCGTGGGGTCCATCGTGATGCAGCTTCTGGTGCCCTTCGTGGCCGGCCAGATCGCACAGCGCTGGATCGGTGGCTGGGTCACCCGCCATCGCGCCATGCTGACTTTCGTGGACCAGGGCTCGATCCTGCTGGTGGTCTATACGGCTTTCAGTGCGGCGGTGCTGCAGGGTTTGTGGAAGGAGATTCCCGTGCCCGTGCTCGGTGGCTTGTTCATCGTCGATGCGATCCTGCTGGCGCTTGCACTGCTGATCACGCGCTACGGATCGCGCGCCTTGGGTTTCAAGCGCGAAGACGAGATCACCATTGTGTTCTGCGGCTCCAAAAAGAGCCTTGCCAGTGGTGTGCCGATGGCCAAAGTGCTTTTCGCCGGCCACCCGCTTGGCACGATCGTCTTGCCGATCATGCTTTTCCATCAGATCCAGCTGATGACGTGCGCGGTCCTTGCTCGCAAGTATGCTGCGCGGCCGGTGGCTTGGCGCAATGAATGA
- the purH gene encoding bifunctional phosphoribosylaminoimidazolecarboxamide formyltransferase/IMP cyclohydrolase, whose product MSTPIRRALLSVSDKTGLIDLARRLSAKGVELLSTGGSAKAIRDAGIPVKDVSDLTGFPEIMDGRVKTLHPKVHGGLLGRRGTDDAVMGELGIQPIDLLVLNLYPFEATVAKPGCTLEDAIENIDIGGPAMLRSAAKNWNDVGVLTSPDQYDAALSEIESIGGLNRGTRFKLAVAAFNRVSNYDGAISDYLSALTLDESHEAIAGHAAFPDQANGRFVKVMDLRYGENPHQQAAFYRDLHPAPGTLATFRQLQGKELSFNNIADSDAAWECVRSFSKPACVIVKHANPCGVAVSLEGIGKAYDLAYQTDPTSAFGGIIAFNRAVDGATARAIVERQFVEVVLAPGYDEDALKAFGKKANVRVLVIPAPEHGDLSTAHPGNDCRRVGSGLLIQTADRGMVTADDLKIVTRRAPTEAEINDLIFAWKVAKYVKSNAIVYARDRQTIGIGAGQMSRVYSARIAGIKAADEGLEVRGSVMASDAFFPFRDGIDAAAAAGIRAVIQPGGSMRDAEVIAAADEHDMAMVFTGMRHFRH is encoded by the coding sequence ATGTCCACTCCGATCCGCCGCGCCTTGCTCAGCGTCTCCGACAAGACCGGCCTCATCGACCTCGCGCGTCGCCTTTCCGCCAAGGGCGTGGAGCTGCTCTCCACGGGCGGCAGCGCCAAGGCCATTCGCGATGCGGGCATTCCGGTAAAGGACGTCAGCGACCTCACGGGCTTCCCGGAGATCATGGATGGGCGCGTCAAGACACTGCACCCGAAGGTGCATGGTGGCCTGCTGGGCCGTCGCGGCACCGATGATGCCGTGATGGGCGAACTGGGCATCCAGCCGATCGACCTGCTGGTGCTGAACCTGTATCCCTTTGAAGCCACCGTCGCCAAGCCCGGCTGCACGCTGGAGGACGCGATCGAGAACATCGATATCGGCGGTCCGGCCATGCTGCGCTCGGCGGCGAAGAACTGGAACGACGTCGGCGTGCTTACCTCGCCCGACCAGTACGACGCGGCGCTGTCCGAAATCGAATCGATCGGCGGGCTCAATCGCGGCACGCGCTTCAAGCTTGCCGTGGCCGCCTTCAATCGCGTGTCGAACTACGACGGCGCGATCAGCGATTACCTCTCGGCGCTGACGCTGGACGAATCCCACGAAGCCATCGCAGGCCATGCCGCGTTCCCGGACCAGGCCAACGGTCGCTTCGTGAAGGTGATGGACCTGCGCTACGGCGAAAACCCGCACCAGCAGGCGGCGTTCTACCGCGATTTGCATCCCGCGCCGGGCACGCTGGCCACGTTCCGCCAGCTGCAGGGCAAGGAACTGTCGTTCAACAACATCGCCGACTCCGATGCCGCGTGGGAATGCGTGCGCAGCTTCAGCAAGCCGGCCTGCGTCATCGTCAAGCACGCCAACCCGTGCGGCGTGGCAGTGAGCCTGGAAGGCATCGGCAAGGCCTATGACCTGGCCTACCAGACCGACCCGACCTCGGCTTTCGGCGGCATCATCGCCTTCAACCGCGCCGTCGACGGCGCCACGGCGCGTGCCATCGTCGAACGCCAGTTCGTCGAAGTGGTGCTGGCACCGGGCTACGACGAAGACGCCCTGAAGGCATTCGGCAAGAAGGCCAACGTACGCGTGCTGGTGATTCCGGCACCGGAACATGGCGATCTGTCGACCGCGCATCCGGGCAACGATTGCCGCCGCGTAGGCTCGGGCCTGCTGATCCAGACCGCCGACCGCGGCATGGTCACCGCCGACGACCTGAAAATCGTTACGCGTCGCGCGCCGACCGAAGCCGAAATCAACGACCTCATCTTCGCCTGGAAGGTCGCCAAGTACGTCAAGAGCAACGCCATTGTCTACGCCCGCGACCGCCAGACCATCGGCATCGGCGCCGGCCAGATGAGCCGCGTCTACAGCGCCCGCATCGCCGGCATCAAGGCCGCTGACGAGGGCCTGGAAGTGCGTGGCTCCGTGATGGCCTCCGATGCCTTCTTCCCGTTCCGCGACGGCATCGACGCCGCCGCCGCCGCAGGCATTCGTGCCGTCATTCAGCCCGGCGGCTCGATGCGCGACGCGGAAGTGATTGCCGCGGCGGACGAGCACGACATGGCGATGGTGTTTACGGGGATGCGTCACTTCCGTCATTGA
- a CDS encoding GNAT family N-acetyltransferase, giving the protein MKHSKHSIRTALLSDHPELFRVWESAVRATHHFLAEEDIVFFRAMLPQAFSLLDVQMINDRDGALGFIGTHGHRIEALFVDPGHHGQGIGRQLLDHVIATAPGAAWEVDVNEQNPQAAGFYEHYGFRQVGRSALDSSGRPFPLLHLALKR; this is encoded by the coding sequence ATGAAACACTCCAAGCACTCCATTCGCACCGCCCTCCTCAGCGACCACCCCGAACTGTTCCGGGTATGGGAGAGCGCCGTGCGTGCCACGCATCATTTCCTTGCCGAGGAAGACATCGTCTTCTTCCGCGCCATGCTCCCGCAGGCCTTTAGCCTTCTGGACGTCCAAATGATCAACGATCGTGACGGCGCCCTGGGGTTTATCGGCACGCACGGCCATCGCATCGAAGCGCTTTTTGTCGACCCCGGCCATCATGGCCAGGGCATCGGCCGCCAGTTGCTCGACCACGTCATCGCCACGGCGCCCGGAGCGGCCTGGGAGGTCGACGTCAACGAGCAAAACCCGCAGGCAGCTGGCTTCTACGAGCACTATGGGTTCCGCCAGGTGGGGCGTTCGGCCCTGGACAGCAGTGGCCGTCCCTTCCCTCTGCTTCATCTTGCGCTGAAGCGATGA
- a CDS encoding helix-turn-helix domain-containing protein, producing MSVNAVRLPATEAANETSSQSALSECVSRTVRRYLADIGDTECDEGLHALVIREVEGPLLREVLAWHDGNQSRAAAVLGINRATLRKKLAAHGLL from the coding sequence ATGTCCGTGAACGCCGTAAGACTGCCTGCCACCGAGGCCGCCAATGAGACCTCGTCGCAGAGCGCGTTGAGCGAATGCGTCAGCCGCACCGTCCGCCGTTACCTCGCCGACATTGGCGATACGGAATGTGACGAGGGTCTGCATGCGCTCGTCATTCGCGAAGTCGAAGGCCCGCTGCTGCGCGAAGTCCTCGCCTGGCACGACGGCAACCAAAGCCGTGCCGCCGCTGTTCTCGGAATCAATCGCGCTACGCTGCGCAAGAAGCTCGCCGCCCACGGCTTGCTTTGA
- a CDS encoding zinc-ribbon and DUF3426 domain-containing protein — translation MYAQCPDCLTVFSMDAETIAQARGLATCGHCGIEFDALTTLSSHLPPEPFQELPVRALSGGIPQLESAVYRPRPEPPAIAESTSTHEPETGEDFTQLVFAPKFVQRTRRDRRWPWVLACLVLLILLGIQLAWAKREALVADATTGPWLKQACSSLGCQLPLVRDTEKLRLLARDVQAHPSVPGALLITATVSNDADFDQPWPVVAVTLSDVNGKRLAMRRLRPLEYLGDGASVQHGLAAGSTAALVLEVDDPGNKAVAFEFSFE, via the coding sequence ATGTACGCGCAATGCCCTGACTGCCTGACGGTGTTCTCCATGGACGCCGAAACCATCGCGCAAGCGCGAGGGTTGGCGACGTGCGGGCATTGCGGGATTGAGTTCGATGCACTGACAACGCTCAGCAGCCATCTGCCGCCGGAGCCGTTCCAGGAGTTGCCGGTGCGCGCGCTTTCGGGCGGCATTCCGCAGCTTGAGTCCGCCGTCTACCGTCCGCGGCCGGAACCACCGGCCATCGCAGAATCGACCAGCACCCACGAACCCGAAACGGGTGAGGACTTCACGCAACTGGTCTTCGCACCCAAGTTCGTCCAGCGCACCCGACGCGACCGGCGCTGGCCCTGGGTGCTGGCATGCCTCGTGCTGCTCATCCTGCTCGGGATCCAGCTGGCATGGGCCAAGCGCGAGGCACTCGTCGCCGATGCAACGACCGGACCATGGTTGAAACAGGCATGCAGCTCGTTGGGATGCCAGTTGCCCCTGGTGCGCGATACCGAAAAGTTGCGCCTGTTGGCGCGCGATGTGCAGGCGCATCCTTCCGTGCCGGGCGCGCTGTTGATTACCGCTACCGTGAGCAACGATGCCGACTTCGACCAGCCATGGCCGGTGGTCGCCGTCACGCTCTCCGACGTCAACGGCAAGCGCCTTGCCATGCGCCGCCTGCGTCCGCTCGAGTACCTGGGCGATGGCGCATCGGTGCAACATGGCCTTGCCGCTGGCAGCACGGCTGCACTGGTGCTGGAAGTGGACGACCCCGGCAACAAGGCGGTTGCCTTCGAGTTCAGCTTCGAGTAG
- the prmA gene encoding 50S ribosomal protein L11 methyltransferase, giving the protein MPWLELSLTVRAEQQPRVEEALDDLGALSITLQDADAETPDEQAIFEPGVGELPLWPTITLNALFEDGTDRRGLTEALGELLPWLEPDQLAFRDVADEDWERAWMDQFKPMQFGRRLWIYPWNIEPPADDENVVVRLDPGLAFGSGTHPTTDLCLQWLDGLDLKGKTLVDYGCGSGILAIAALKLGASSAVGVDNDPQALTASADNAERNGVAERLALFLPEDIEPEPADVFIANILAGPLGELAPTFAASARPGAPFAISGILNGQQDELLARYAEWFEDLRVDILEDWVRISGVRK; this is encoded by the coding sequence ATGCCCTGGCTCGAACTCTCCCTGACCGTCCGCGCGGAACAACAGCCCCGCGTGGAAGAAGCACTCGACGACCTCGGCGCACTGAGCATCACGCTGCAGGATGCGGACGCCGAAACCCCGGACGAACAGGCCATCTTCGAACCCGGCGTGGGCGAACTGCCCCTGTGGCCGACCATCACGCTCAACGCACTGTTCGAGGACGGCACCGACCGGCGCGGCCTCACCGAAGCGCTCGGCGAACTGCTGCCCTGGCTCGAACCGGACCAGCTGGCGTTCCGCGACGTGGCAGATGAAGACTGGGAACGCGCCTGGATGGATCAGTTCAAGCCGATGCAGTTTGGCAGGCGCCTGTGGATCTACCCGTGGAACATCGAACCGCCGGCGGACGACGAAAACGTCGTGGTGCGCCTGGATCCGGGCCTGGCTTTCGGTAGTGGCACGCATCCGACCACCGACCTCTGCCTGCAATGGCTCGACGGCCTGGACCTCAAGGGCAAGACGCTGGTCGACTACGGCTGCGGCTCAGGCATCCTCGCCATCGCCGCGCTCAAGCTCGGCGCATCGTCGGCAGTAGGCGTGGACAACGATCCGCAAGCCCTCACCGCATCGGCCGACAACGCCGAACGCAATGGCGTCGCCGAACGCCTGGCGCTGTTCTTGCCCGAAGACATCGAGCCGGAACCGGCCGACGTTTTCATCGCCAACATCCTCGCCGGCCCGCTCGGCGAACTGGCGCCGACGTTCGCCGCTTCCGCACGACCCGGCGCGCCCTTCGCCATCTCCGGCATCCTCAACGGCCAGCAGGATGAACTGCTGGCGCGCTATGCCGAATGGTTCGAGGACTTGCGGGTGGACATACTCGAAGACTGGGTCCGGATCAGCGGCGTCCGGAAGTGA